The Paenibacillus sp. RUD330 genome has a segment encoding these proteins:
- a CDS encoding DUF2837 family protein codes for MQSLSLWRCLSLIAQVAAVSLFTLMIHMAETLTYSLRLAGVRLRKLAVAMSLSGIVLLISRTSNMIQAPMTGKIIDGARLHPDFHLAGQMRFILAAATAGTLLAIMLFPSATRLSARLIAHMEQAGSIPRLLPYLLRRHTVRNIRYHLALPRLSMLAPIRKGGVPYRLVLLNMLVTAIYTIGVLAALLASTYAAAYSTSASQASGLINGMATIMLALLIDPKIGLLTDQVLRGDRPNGEMSRVFGVLMLSRLAGTVLAQLLLVPAALWIVGIVSVL; via the coding sequence ATGCAGAGCTTATCCCTATGGAGGTGTCTCTCTCTGATCGCCCAGGTCGCTGCCGTATCCCTCTTCACGCTGATGATCCACATGGCCGAAACCTTGACCTATTCGCTGAGGCTCGCCGGAGTGAGGCTGCGCAAGCTGGCCGTCGCCATGTCGCTGTCCGGCATCGTGCTGCTGATTTCCCGGACCTCCAACATGATCCAGGCGCCGATGACCGGCAAGATCATTGACGGAGCGCGGCTTCACCCGGACTTTCATCTGGCCGGACAGATGAGATTCATTCTGGCGGCGGCGACGGCCGGAACGCTGCTGGCCATCATGCTGTTCCCCTCCGCAACAAGGCTGTCCGCGCGCCTGATCGCCCATATGGAGCAGGCGGGCTCCATTCCCCGCTTGCTCCCGTACCTTCTTCGCCGGCATACGGTGCGGAATATCCGCTATCATCTCGCCCTGCCGCGCTTGTCCATGCTCGCGCCTATCCGAAAAGGGGGCGTTCCTTACCGGCTTGTCCTGCTCAACATGCTTGTCACGGCCATATATACCATCGGCGTGCTAGCCGCGCTGCTGGCTTCCACTTACGCAGCGGCCTATTCGACCTCGGCCTCGCAGGCTTCGGGCCTGATCAACGGCATGGCAACGATTATGCTTGCTCTCCTGATCGATCCCAAAATCGGCTTGCTGACCGACCAGGTGCTGCGGGGAGACCGGCCGAACGGAGAGATGAGCCGGGTTTTCGGCGTGCTGATGCTCTCACGGCTCGCAGGAACGGTG
- a CDS encoding carbohydrate ABC transporter permease, producing the protein MSSMDRGILSEFDLKRKGTRTGYIIMLVVIFLMAASMVYPVLTTAFNGLKDNAEVNSFPPHFLPQTWEWGNFDEAWNYIALPTFLRNTLLIFGGNMIVSVLVLGTASFSLSRLNVPKRRSIEMFFMITLFIPPTTYLIPNFLNLKDLGLLDSFFAFWLPAGANAFFLLLLKNFFDGISMEIFEAARIDGASELSCFIRIAVPLSLPIFATLAIFVFSTAWNDWFWPSLIMHKDSHYPLSTAIYKYVIQAKMLNLNIKFAILTLVMLPPIAVFLVFQRFIIRGLHLGGVKG; encoded by the coding sequence ATGAGCAGCATGGACAGAGGCATTCTCTCGGAATTCGATCTCAAGCGCAAAGGAACCCGCACGGGATACATCATCATGCTCGTCGTCATTTTCCTGATGGCGGCATCCATGGTGTATCCGGTTCTCACAACGGCATTCAACGGACTGAAGGACAACGCGGAGGTCAATTCGTTCCCGCCGCATTTCCTTCCTCAGACATGGGAATGGGGCAACTTCGACGAGGCGTGGAATTACATCGCGCTTCCGACCTTCCTCCGCAATACGCTGCTCATATTCGGCGGCAACATGATCGTATCGGTGCTGGTGCTCGGAACGGCTTCCTTCAGCCTCTCGCGCCTCAATGTGCCCAAGCGCCGCAGCATCGAGATGTTCTTCATGATCACGCTGTTCATTCCGCCGACGACCTACCTGATCCCGAACTTCCTCAACCTGAAGGATCTCGGGCTGCTGGATTCGTTCTTCGCCTTCTGGCTGCCGGCCGGAGCCAACGCGTTCTTCCTGCTGCTGCTCAAAAATTTCTTCGACGGCATCAGCATGGAAATCTTCGAGGCGGCAAGGATCGACGGAGCTTCCGAGCTCAGCTGCTTCATCCGCATCGCCGTGCCGCTGTCGCTGCCGATCTTCGCGACGCTGGCCATCTTCGTCTTCTCGACCGCATGGAACGACTGGTTCTGGCCGTCGCTCATCATGCACAAGGACAGCCATTATCCGCTGTCGACGGCGATCTACAAATACGTCATCCAGGCGAAGATGCTCAATCTCAACATCAAATTCGCCATTCTGACGCTCGTCATGCTGCCGCCGATCGCCGTCTTCCTCGTCTTCCAGCGGTTCATCATCCGCGGCCTGCATCTGGGCGGAGTAAAAGGCTAG
- a CDS encoding extracellular solute-binding protein, producing MRKSTAILSCLVATSVLLGACGNGNNSNSGSGNTNTGGASSPSPAVSEPANNTASNDGAAAPAEEDIKDKKITISIYYPLPDQAEKRKSEDDKIARFQKEYPNVTIVKSDWHYNVDEIGVKMAANEAPTFFNTFATEAGFLVQRGWAADITDLWNKYQFKDDINPTLQNQFVKDGKVFGIVQNGYSTSTVVNKKLLEAKSVAAPSYDWTWDDMLNTAKAVADPKKGVAGIAPMGKGNESGWNWTNFLFEAGGQIQTTDSGKVTAAFNSDAAVKALQFYQKLRWEANAIPKDWALGWGDAVGAFAQGRTAMVIAGAEGVLDQALNQGGMKPEDVATYPMPAAEAGGKHSGILGGDYLVINPNASKDEQEMAFRYITFDYFSDSYLSAVEKDIQSRQADKKYYIPPQMSYYKEDSEYGKKLQAIYDKYTNVYKYDPESNKLLDGNPEAQYNTQEYYAEMTNIIQEVFSKKDVDFKAKLDAAAKTMQTKYYDAIKVQ from the coding sequence GTGCGCAAATCGACAGCGATCCTGAGCTGCCTGGTGGCGACCAGCGTTTTGCTTGGAGCCTGCGGCAACGGCAACAACAGCAACAGCGGCAGCGGCAACACGAATACCGGGGGAGCATCGAGCCCGTCGCCGGCGGTCAGCGAGCCGGCCAACAACACCGCCTCCAATGACGGAGCGGCTGCGCCGGCCGAAGAAGACATCAAGGACAAGAAAATCACGATCAGCATCTATTATCCGCTCCCCGACCAGGCGGAGAAGCGCAAATCCGAGGACGACAAGATTGCCCGCTTCCAGAAGGAATACCCGAACGTCACGATCGTCAAATCGGACTGGCATTACAATGTCGACGAGATCGGCGTGAAGATGGCGGCCAACGAAGCTCCGACGTTCTTCAACACGTTCGCGACGGAGGCAGGCTTCCTCGTGCAGCGCGGCTGGGCGGCAGACATCACGGATCTGTGGAATAAATACCAGTTCAAGGACGACATCAATCCGACGCTGCAGAACCAGTTCGTCAAGGACGGCAAAGTGTTCGGAATCGTCCAGAACGGCTACTCGACCTCTACCGTCGTCAACAAAAAGCTTCTTGAGGCCAAAAGCGTAGCGGCTCCGTCCTACGACTGGACCTGGGACGACATGCTGAACACGGCCAAAGCAGTCGCCGATCCGAAAAAAGGCGTCGCCGGCATCGCTCCGATGGGCAAAGGCAACGAATCGGGCTGGAACTGGACCAACTTCCTGTTCGAAGCAGGCGGCCAGATCCAGACGACGGACAGCGGCAAGGTAACGGCCGCCTTCAACTCCGACGCAGCCGTCAAGGCGTTGCAGTTCTACCAGAAGCTGCGCTGGGAAGCCAACGCCATTCCGAAGGACTGGGCGCTCGGCTGGGGAGATGCGGTCGGCGCGTTCGCACAAGGACGCACGGCCATGGTCATCGCCGGCGCGGAAGGCGTGCTGGACCAAGCGCTCAACCAAGGCGGCATGAAGCCTGAAGACGTAGCGACCTACCCGATGCCTGCGGCTGAAGCCGGCGGCAAGCATTCCGGCATTCTTGGCGGCGATTATCTCGTCATCAACCCGAACGCTTCGAAGGATGAGCAGGAGATGGCGTTCCGCTACATCACGTTCGACTACTTCTCCGACAGCTACCTGAGCGCGGTCGAAAAGGATATCCAGTCCCGCCAAGCGGACAAAAAATACTATATCCCGCCGCAAATGAGCTACTACAAAGAGGATTCGGAATACGGCAAGAAGCTTCAAGCGATCTATGACAAGTACACCAACGTGTACAAATACGATCCCGAGTCCAACAAGCTGCTCGACGGCAACCCGGAAGCCCAGTACAACACGCAGGAATACTATGCCGAGATGACCAACATCATCCAGGAGGTATTCTCCAAGAAGGATGTCGACTTCAAAGCCAAGCTGGATGCGGCCGCCAAGACGATGCAAACCAAGTACTACGACGCGATCAAAGTCCAATAA